From one Streptomyces mobaraensis genomic stretch:
- a CDS encoding S1C family serine protease: MTTENPRPSGHQHPESPRAYPALPAQPPQGPVSTPDGSTVWPGAATGAGADGSAAHGGGTYATGVHRGGAYAPFGPASPIGPDGYGNHGGHDAHGTHGGNGGNGGHDGHGGHGGYATFGHPAPAPEPPRRRRGARTLVATCALVAALVGGGSAALVSGLTGGGGDTGRPTPVQNAASRSAGVSAVAQAVSPSIVEIKAATSGGRSTGSGVIVGASGEVITNNHVIAGADTVQVTLHDGTTKNAKVVGTDPGKDLALIKIEGASGLKPAKLGDSSKLQVGDQVVAIGSPEGLTGTVTSGIVSALNREVTVPKEQGGGGRQRDNGPQWPFEFGGEQYNGDTGSSKTTYKAIQTDASLNPGNSGGALINMNGEIVGINSAMFAPGSGGGGGSSDSAGSVGLGFAIPVNDVKADLAGLRAGGTGGSGD; this comes from the coding sequence ATGACGACGGAGAACCCCCGCCCGAGCGGTCACCAGCACCCTGAGTCCCCCCGTGCCTACCCCGCCCTGCCGGCCCAGCCGCCGCAGGGCCCGGTGAGCACGCCGGACGGCTCCACCGTCTGGCCCGGCGCCGCCACGGGGGCCGGCGCCGACGGGAGTGCCGCCCACGGCGGCGGCACGTACGCCACCGGTGTGCACCGAGGCGGCGCGTACGCTCCCTTCGGCCCCGCGAGCCCCATAGGCCCCGACGGTTACGGCAACCACGGCGGTCATGACGCTCACGGCACCCACGGCGGCAATGGCGGCAATGGCGGTCACGACGGTCATGGCGGTCACGGCGGCTACGCCACCTTCGGCCACCCCGCCCCCGCCCCCGAGCCGCCCCGGCGCCGACGTGGCGCCCGTACCCTCGTCGCGACCTGCGCCCTCGTCGCCGCCCTGGTCGGCGGCGGGTCCGCCGCGCTGGTCTCCGGGCTGACCGGCGGCGGTGGCGACACCGGCCGGCCGACCCCGGTGCAGAACGCGGCCAGCCGCAGCGCGGGCGTCAGCGCCGTGGCCCAGGCCGTCAGCCCCAGCATCGTCGAGATCAAGGCGGCCACCTCCGGCGGCCGGTCCACCGGCTCCGGCGTGATCGTCGGCGCGAGCGGCGAAGTGATCACCAACAACCACGTCATCGCCGGCGCGGACACCGTCCAGGTCACCCTGCACGACGGCACCACCAAGAACGCCAAGGTCGTCGGCACCGACCCCGGCAAGGACCTCGCCCTGATCAAGATCGAGGGCGCGAGCGGCCTCAAGCCCGCCAAGCTCGGCGACTCGAGCAAGCTCCAGGTCGGCGACCAGGTCGTCGCGATCGGCTCGCCCGAGGGCCTCACCGGCACCGTCACCAGCGGCATCGTCTCCGCCCTCAACCGCGAGGTCACCGTGCCCAAGGAGCAGGGCGGCGGCGGTCGCCAGCGCGACAACGGCCCCCAGTGGCCGTTCGAGTTCGGCGGCGAGCAGTACAACGGCGACACCGGCTCGTCCAAGACCACCTACAAGGCCATCCAGACCGACGCCTCCCTCAACCCGGGCAACTCCGGCGGCGCGCTCATCAACATGAACGGCGAGATCGTGGGCATCAACTCGGCCATGTTCGCGCCCGGCTCCGGTGGCGGCGGCGGATCGTCCGACTCTGCGGGCAGCGTCGGCCTCGGCTTCGCCATCCCGGTCAACGACGTCAAGGCCGACCTGGCCGGTCTCCGCGCGGGCGGCACGGGCGGCAGCGGCGACTGA
- a CDS encoding sensor histidine kinase: protein MIKRFRRLPLRSRLALLTAAAVAVAVAVAAGACWILTKEQLEQQRDTTLSRQKVADDYVQGLLDRCGTRVPDKLVSPSPYTIQAVTADGVACTQLGRSPVRVAVEDLAVATGRLDDALHDARADDGTEMRVATSRVTPGIAVMIAQPVSDVDRPMNALAIVLVVTAGIGVLGAAAIGLVIARAALRPVDQLTGAVEHIARTEDLAVRIPAEGEDEIARLSRSFNSMTAALASSRDRQQQLIADAGHELRTPLTSLRTNIDLLVRSEETGRAIPPEDRKALLGSVKAQMTELADLIGDLQELSRPDSAPGAAPVQVVGLHEAAARAVERARLRATGLTMTVALDPWYVRAEAPALERAIVNLLDNAVKFSPPGGEIEVRLSGGELTVRDHGPGIPAEELPHVFDRFWRSPSARGLPGSGLGLSIVARTVRRAGGEVGLRPAEGGGTVAVVRLPGAAVEPPAEVPGG, encoded by the coding sequence ATGATCAAGCGCTTTCGCCGGTTGCCCCTCCGCTCCCGGCTCGCCCTCCTCACGGCCGCGGCCGTCGCCGTCGCCGTCGCGGTGGCCGCCGGAGCCTGCTGGATACTGACCAAGGAGCAGCTCGAACAGCAACGGGACACCACGCTCAGCCGCCAGAAGGTCGCCGACGACTACGTGCAGGGGCTGCTCGACCGGTGCGGCACCCGCGTCCCCGACAAGCTGGTCTCCCCGTCCCCGTACACGATTCAGGCCGTCACGGCCGACGGCGTCGCCTGCACCCAGCTCGGCCGGTCCCCGGTCCGCGTCGCGGTCGAGGACCTGGCCGTCGCCACCGGGCGGCTGGACGACGCCCTGCACGACGCCCGGGCCGACGACGGCACCGAGATGCGCGTGGCCACCTCCCGGGTGACGCCCGGGATCGCCGTGATGATCGCCCAGCCCGTGAGCGACGTCGACCGGCCCATGAACGCGCTCGCCATCGTCCTCGTCGTCACCGCGGGCATCGGCGTCCTCGGCGCGGCGGCCATCGGCCTCGTCATCGCCCGCGCGGCCCTCCGCCCGGTGGACCAGCTCACCGGTGCCGTCGAACACATCGCCCGCACCGAGGACCTGGCCGTCCGCATCCCCGCCGAGGGCGAGGACGAGATCGCGCGGCTCTCCCGCTCCTTCAACTCCATGACGGCCGCCCTCGCTTCCTCCCGGGACCGCCAGCAGCAGCTCATCGCCGACGCCGGCCACGAACTGCGCACCCCGCTCACCTCCCTGCGCACCAACATCGACCTGCTCGTCCGCAGCGAGGAGACCGGCCGGGCCATCCCGCCCGAGGACCGCAAGGCGCTGCTCGGCAGCGTCAAGGCGCAGATGACCGAACTGGCCGATCTCATCGGCGATCTCCAGGAGCTCTCGCGGCCCGACAGCGCCCCGGGCGCAGCACCCGTCCAGGTCGTCGGACTGCACGAGGCGGCGGCGCGGGCCGTCGAACGCGCCCGGTTGCGCGCCACGGGGCTCACGATGACGGTGGCGCTCGACCCCTGGTACGTACGCGCCGAGGCGCCCGCGCTGGAGCGCGCGATCGTCAATCTGCTCGACAACGCGGTGAAGTTCAGCCCGCCCGGCGGGGAGATCGAGGTCCGGCTGTCCGGCGGCGAGCTCACCGTCCGCGACCACGGTCCTGGCATCCCCGCCGAGGAACTCCCGCACGTCTTCGACCGCTTCTGGCGCTCCCCGTCCGCGCGCGGCCTTCCCGGCAGCGGTCTCGGCCTCTCCATCGTCGCCCGAACCGTCCGCCGCGCCGGCGGTGAGGTCGGCCTCCGGCCGGCGGAGGGCGGCGGCACGGTGGCCGTCGTCCGGCTGCCGGGGGCGGCGGTGGAGCCGCCGGCGGAGGTACCGGGCGGGTGA
- a CDS encoding response regulator transcription factor: MSSADPSASTTAHTPAPARILVVDDEPAVREALRRSLAFEGYGTELAVDGLDALAKVTAYEPELIVLDVLMPRMDGLTAARRLRAAGVTTPILMLTARDTVGDRVTGLDAGADDYLVKPFELDELFARIRALLRRSAYATPAAPEETHVLAFADLRMDLDTREVTRGARHVELTRTEFTLLELFLAHPRQVLTREQILKHVWGFEFEPSSNSLDVYVMYLRRKTEAGGEPRLVHTVRGVGYVLRADGAQGAHGADGAHGAERADGTE, encoded by the coding sequence ATGAGCTCCGCCGACCCGTCCGCGTCCACGACCGCGCACACCCCCGCGCCCGCCCGCATCCTGGTCGTGGACGACGAGCCCGCCGTCCGTGAGGCGCTGCGCCGCAGCCTCGCCTTCGAGGGCTACGGCACCGAACTGGCCGTCGACGGCCTGGACGCGCTCGCCAAGGTCACGGCGTACGAGCCCGAACTGATCGTCCTCGACGTGCTGATGCCCCGCATGGACGGCCTCACCGCCGCCCGCCGGCTGCGCGCCGCCGGCGTCACCACCCCCATCCTCATGCTCACCGCCCGCGACACCGTCGGCGACCGCGTCACCGGCCTCGACGCCGGCGCGGACGACTACCTCGTCAAGCCGTTCGAGCTCGACGAGCTGTTCGCCCGCATCCGCGCCCTGCTCCGCCGCAGCGCGTACGCCACCCCCGCCGCGCCCGAGGAGACGCACGTCCTCGCCTTCGCCGACCTGCGCATGGACCTCGACACCCGGGAGGTCACGCGCGGCGCCCGCCATGTGGAGCTGACCCGCACCGAGTTCACCCTCCTCGAACTCTTCCTCGCCCACCCCCGCCAGGTGCTCACCCGCGAGCAAATCCTCAAGCACGTATGGGGCTTCGAGTTCGAGCCGTCGTCCAACTCCCTCGACGTGTACGTCATGTACCTGCGCCGCAAGACCGAGGCCGGCGGTGAGCCGCGCCTCGTCCACACCGTGCGCGGCGTCGGCTACGTCCTCCGGGCGGACGGCGCTCAGGGTGCGCACGGCGCGGACGGTGCGCACGGCGCGGAACGGGCGGACGGCACCGAATGA
- a CDS encoding RpnC/YadD family protein — MVTSQHETSHRIFQERPGLLSPVFRILGVSLPEEAAVEVLTGDVTEIRPLERRVDSVLRIRPPDGGDGFLLAIEAQGRRAEDKPVSWAYYLSFLMAKYSCPALLLVVCQDKATAGWAVGPFPLGHAEWTSLSVQPLVLGPGNLPIILDVEEAAQDLTLAAFSALTHGRHPDATAILETLAQALYTVDRETSKYYWEMLEIGLGDTRAREIWRKLMNVRTYFPGRGTLIEETYDKGLAEGREKGLAEGCAEGRLRERAQQVLRILAHRELDVPDAVRERVSGCADLDTLGLWLDRAFTVTRAEDLFDERS; from the coding sequence ATGGTCACGTCACAACATGAGACGTCACACCGGATCTTTCAGGAGCGCCCCGGGCTGTTGTCACCGGTGTTCCGGATCCTTGGCGTCTCCCTGCCGGAAGAAGCGGCCGTCGAAGTCCTCACAGGGGATGTCACGGAGATCCGACCGCTGGAACGCCGGGTGGACAGCGTTCTGCGTATCAGGCCGCCCGACGGTGGCGACGGGTTCCTGCTCGCCATCGAGGCGCAGGGACGCAGGGCCGAGGACAAGCCGGTGAGTTGGGCCTACTACCTGTCGTTTCTGATGGCGAAGTATTCCTGCCCGGCGCTGCTGCTCGTCGTGTGCCAGGACAAGGCCACGGCAGGTTGGGCCGTCGGTCCCTTCCCCCTGGGGCACGCCGAGTGGACGTCACTCTCCGTACAGCCGCTCGTCCTGGGGCCGGGCAATCTTCCGATCATCCTGGACGTCGAAGAGGCCGCACAGGACCTCACCCTGGCGGCGTTCTCCGCGCTGACACACGGGCGGCATCCGGATGCCACGGCCATACTGGAGACACTGGCTCAAGCGCTGTACACGGTCGACCGGGAGACCTCCAAGTACTACTGGGAAATGCTGGAGATCGGCCTGGGAGACACCCGGGCAAGGGAAATCTGGAGGAAGCTGATGAACGTCCGCACGTACTTCCCCGGCCGCGGCACCCTCATTGAGGAGACGTACGACAAGGGCTTGGCCGAGGGCCGGGAGAAGGGCTTGGCCGAGGGGTGCGCCGAGGGCCGCCTCAGGGAGCGTGCGCAGCAGGTACTTCGTATCCTGGCCCACCGCGAGCTCGACGTGCCGGACGCGGTGCGGGAACGCGTCAGCGGTTGCGCAGATCTCGACACTCTCGGCCTGTGGCTCGACCGTGCCTTCACCGTCACCCGCGCCGAGGACCTCTTCGACGAGCGGTCCTGA